The nucleotide window ACAGAAATCTCTGCAGGGAAGCATGTTACTAAAATGCTTCCAATCGAAACTGTGATGCTCCAAGCTTTAAAACATTGTGCATTTCACCCTGCTTCTGTATTGCCAAGCTCTCTGTCCTGCTGTGGGCAGCCACCATTTGTGGTCTGGTCTCCTGGAAGCACCTCCGACCTTGGGGCATTCATCATCTTGCACAGTCAGGCCACACCTCCCcttgactttaataggagttgagggcactcagcacttcacaggagcAACCCATATGCCTTATGCATCTTGCTGGTGCTGTCCGACTCATGGGTGCAGCTTCCTCCCCACCTTAGCACCAGCAGTGCTGCTCTGAAGGTGGGTTACAGCCTGACAGAAGTAAACACCCACTCTTTGCCTAGCAGCTCTGActcactgcctcctctcctgacTTTGTGGCGTTGGCAGACTGGTGCATCACTCAGTTTGAATACCACTCCAGACCTCCCACCTGACCTTCCTGGGAGGATAAGTCTCCCAGCTAACAAAATAATCCAAACATTATTGACCAGAACATCCAACTCCTTGCCGACTCAGATTCCTGAACCCAAAGAAGCTTTAGAGTATCTTTTAAAATTGTACTAGCAACAGGTGTACCTAACACAATTAATGTGTTATGATCATTGTGCCTATAAACAGCCTCAGAGTGTCAGAGGACATCAAATCTACTGAATCCTGGAATGTAACATCTTCAGAGATGCTTGGTCTGGTGCCTCTTGTTAATTCTGTGTTTTTAAGGGGGCATCTAGGTATTTATAAAGAGGGTTTTCATTACTGCGTCATCAGGAGAGATGAATAGTCATCAAAACAACTCATTGTTTATACCATACCATAATTCCACAAATATAATCCAAAAGTGAAAATCTCAGATGATTTACTCAGGTGTTCCTgtaacatattttgtttctagTCTGCTGTGTGAGAGAAACTAACACATGCTTGAGTTACCCAAGTTGCAATTAGCAGTGGTGCAAACTGTTTTTATCTGCAATGAGGCATATTTAGGTTTATTAAACTGTTGACAAGGGAAGTCTCCAATGTGTATCTAAAAATCATTGCAATGTCTGGGACTCTCTGAAAGTGCACTTCTTGCTTTAACCCTTTTAGTGCCAACTCTTTGTAGCAGGGAATACATTTACTCTTTTGCAAAGCGCAGTGTATATTTACAGCATTATGATAACTGCTAATGATATCCTGCATCATGTTGTGCAGTGTTTTCTCCAGTTTCCTATCCGTAACTCAGTAATACTCTGTTGTGAAATGGGATGGCCTCAGAGGTGTGGAATCATGAGAAGTATTCTGACGAGATCTAAATATCTTATGTCTGTGCCATATGTAGGCTTTAGTAGCTCAAGGACTGAGATTTTCAGTTTCATGCAAATCCAGAGCTCTTCATGGCGCTGGTGTACCCAGCAACACAGTGGTGCCGCCTCAGCACAATTGTTCACTACAACCCAGTCAGTTGCACCTTTGCTACCTCAGCTGCACCAGTGTTGGTCCCAATTTGCTTTTACTACTGGTGATAACGCACAAGCTTGACTCTTAGATCCCATGGTGAGTTTGTGGAGGAGTCATAGGAGGTGAAAACCAGCCCTCTTGCTTGTGAACTGGAATCACAGACAAAAGGCAAGAACCCTCTTGATGCTATTGCTGAAGGTGTCTGTCAGAGATGATCTGCAGCTGTTTGATCTCTCCAGAACTTCCTGCCTCTCCGCTCCGCTTTCAGGGTCCTATTGCTTTTTCTTTAACTCCCTCTCCTGCCAGGGACATCTCTCTTCCCATCCCACCCACAGTTGGCCTCCCCTCTTTTCACTACCAGATCCATCTGCTCCCCTTTTCACCACTGCCTAGCCCGTACCTGGCTACAGCTCTGCCTTTTTCTCTCCATTCCCTGTCCCTTTCTGGTCTCCAGTGGTGCCCTGGCTGTCTGACTCTATCATTACCTGGAACTGGACAGATGCTGTCTGCCAGTGCTGGTTAATCAAGCCTCAGCCAGTTGGTGTTCTATGCTACTGCTGTGCTGTGAGTCTGCCTGCCAGGACTCCCAGTGCTGTCACCCCTGAGCTTCCTCGTGGTCATTCCTTCCTTTTCACACAGACAATGGAGACTGATGGTTCTGAGAATGAAGCAAAGCTGCCTTGGGTGAAGAGGAGACAACGTTTACCAACTACTGTGGGAACAATGGGTCAGGCTCTCAGCTACTGGCTGTGtagctcattgacttcaatggaaatatgcagatttacaccagctgaggatttggcccaccaTTCTGTTAGCATTAAGGTGGGGGTTCTTTGCCGCCTGGTGCATGTTGGATAAGAAAAGGCTACACCCTGGTTTTGTTTATCTCTACAAAACCATGGATCAGTCCATCATAAAACACTGGTTTTACTGAAGGATTTTATTGTTCATCCTCTCTTACTAGAATTATACTTTCTATAGCAGtagagaaaaagatcttggacATGACctaatttaaattgtatttgccgaTGACTGGCAGTTAACATGATAGTACGACATCCAGGACAGCCACCAAGTAGTCCCAGCCAAACTCATTTCCCAGCATTGTACGTGGAGGAAGAACCACCAATTTCATTAGCGAATGCAGAATCCAAACTACATGGAAAAATCAGCAGTCCCAAGATTGTGCCAATCACTGGTGGGAGGGTAAATTGCACTGGCCTGCAATTAGACCAGTGCAAAAAATGACAGAGCTTCCAACGTCAGATAACAGGCAGTTGGAAACCACTGGGTGAAGATCCTGCTTCAGAAAGTAGTTTGTTCATTTTTTGGAGGGGTGATGAGGGGAGACTTGACTATAGAAGACTTGGAGAGAGGTGAGCATGGATTTCACACAGGCAGATGTATCCATGAACTCATTATCGCTGCCACATTGGTTCAGTTTGCTGGACACCATCACTAACCTGTGGGCGTCACTGGAGCTTTCAGGAGCGTGAGTGACAGACAATATGAATGAGGCTACCCAAAGGAACAGTTCCATCTCCTGAAAGGTAAATACCTGCAGCTGTTTGCAGATGTTTTGCAGATGACCCTCCTCTGGCAAAGTCCCTGGGATATAAAAATCCAAGACAAGGTAAGAACTGTTCCAAATGTTAGCAGCACCCAACCTCCCAAAAGCAATAGAGCTGCAGTCTGAAACCAAATGTGGGTCTCTTTGTTCAAGAAAAAGCTTGGTGGTACTAGAACATTAGAATATAGTGTTGATTGCCAGACTCCTCACTGGAATGACATTATCACCTATGCCAGGCAATAGTTAGATAGGCCCACTACCCCTTTTGGTGTCAAAATTGAGCGTCCAGCTATTCAAGGAGTCCCCATACCTCTGACGAATGTGTCAGATTAAATAGAAGTGGGTCTTTGCTACTGTCAGGTGCATTTTAATACTGAACACTACAGTTACAAGAGAGGAATCAGTGGAACAGCCCCTAGTGGATTGAGAACACTCACTGTGCTTCTGGCTCCAGGTTTGATGCTGGAATTTTGGAGCCCTTTATTTTGCAAGCTGGACAAGTGCCtttggatatttttaaaatgccaagCAAAGGGGCCAACTGCACATGAACTAGATTTCAGGGAAATACAGTCAGGCATTGGGTTCTTGGTCTGTTTTCTTGGCCACTCCCACTCCTGCTTCATGGATGTGACCTGCTTGCATCTCTCTTCTCAGGCCTTATAGTACCAGCAGTTAATTGCACCTGCAAATTTGTATCTATAGTTAAAACAGACACAAAACTAAAGGTTCAATTGAAAATGTGGCTTGCAACATTAATTGGGTTAATTCATTAACATTCAGTACTTTGAACATTATAAAGTACTATTGTATAAGTGCTAAGTATCTGTTAATAATGCTACTGGTTCTTTaacaataaaaagaacaaaagggcCAAATATCCCTCTGGTTTGAGCCCCAGGAGGTGAGTCAAACAAGTCACATCAGGGAGGAATCTGGTCCATCTACAGGCACGTTTGCGTATCTTGTGGACCATGTACCTTCCAGGAAACAGCAGGGATATTCTCTAGAGTCCTGTATATGGTGCACATCTGCTTACTTGCAGCTTTTGAGGACCAATAGCAGTGTGTAAAGACCCCAGTGACACGGGTTTGTTTCTGAATCACGCAGGGGATGTCAGACTGAAGCTGAAAATGCAGACCAAGGCCAGGGAGAAAACTGCCCAGACATGATGCCATTGTGGATCTTGTGGACCTAATTTAGGAATGAGTGACACTGTGCATTCTGACACTCGCATGCATTCTGGCTGCAAAGACCCTCTGTGGGCCATCAGCCCTGAATACCCAGAATGCTGTGCACTGCAAACATACCCTCTCCCGACTCCCGGTATACCCCTTAATGCTTGAGGTTGAGGGGTGATGTAGGGTGGTTTTGGCCATTCTATGCCAGGTGGGGAAACTTCTTAATGAAGCTTTTTCTCAGGGACCGTTTCTGTCCCCTTTATAGTCCCTATAGTCTGCCAGAGTGGCTTAAACGGGCTGCGGTGCCTTTCCCTTCTTGCTGCAGGCACTCAGAGCAAACAGAGACTATCAGCAAGTATTACAAACAGGACAAGGCGAGAGCAAGACATCTATGCTCAGAGGCCAGGAGTAAATCACCAGCTACCTGCATTTGTCCTTGTAAACGTGAGGGCCAGTAGCTTTTTAATCTATGCAGAATCAACAGAAATCTGTATTTCCAGATTTGTAGTGTGGCCTTTCCAATTCTTTCTGACGATGCACAtggtggagtgcagctgggagaaGCAAATGGGGAACCACGTCCATTGTCACCAGGTAAGAGTAGTTAGTGCTGGTTGGGTGGTAGCATGTTTTCAAGTGCCAAAACTTATACTGGAAGAGGAGTAAATTCCCTGCTGGCCTGAATTCTACATTTTAAACCAAATAttctaaaaaattatttaaaaaaaattgtatagaGGTTAGAACCTCATAAGTCAAAAGCTCCAGGCCTTTCCGCTGCATTATTGCTAAAAGTGGCTTAATTAAAAGAAACCTTCCAGTTAATTAGTCCTTAATGTGTTTACTGTTTGGGGTATATTTGCTGTAATGGCCAGGCACAGATGGCATAGCACCAGTGACTCAGAGCTTGTCTATGTGCAGGGTATAGTTATGGCCCTTGCTATGCCTTCACTGcaaaaaaaggtgtttttttttgttttttttacagtgagataCCTAGCAATCCAAAACcctagtgtagataagccctaagtgAAAATATACTAATACAAATGGAAGAAATGGGAAATTGATAGTAATGAattaaatcagaagctaggaattgtagaaaattgataataGAAACTAAGGGATACAAGGAGAAATCTGTtggcagcagagttaaggacaaggAGTTTTTAAAGTTTATTAGAAACAAATGGAAtataacaatggtattggtccattactagatagaaATGTGGAatcatcaataataatgcagaaaaggccaaagtgttcaataaatatttctactCCATATTTGGGAAAAAACGGATGATGTAGTCATGTCATATGATAACACTCTTTTCACTCAGctggtatctcaggaggatgttaaacagcaactactaaagttagatattttaaaatcagcaggtccaaataacttgcatccaaaagCTTTAAAACAGCTGGCTGAAAAGCTCACTGGACCATGAATACTGGTTTTCAATAattcttggaacactggggatgttccagaagactggaagacagGTGATGctgtgctaatatttaaaaagaataaatagatgatctgggtaattatagtATTGTCAGTCTGATATCAGTCCCAGGAAAGATAATGAAGAGactgatacaggacttgattaataaagaattatggAGAGTAATAAagttaatgccaatcaacatgggtttatggaaaatagacttGATATCTATTTTTGATGAGACTACAAGTTTGTGTCATCTTTGAACTGTATCaaggattttatgttttcttccagtgtcactgatacaaatgttaaatagcatagaacAAAGAACTGGagtagaaatatttattgaacactttggccttttctgcattattattgatgatTCCACATttctatctagtaatggaccaataccattgttagatTCCATTTGTTTCTAATAAACTTTAAAAACTccttgtccttaactctgctgccaACAGATTTCTCCTTGTATCCCTTAGTTTCTATTATCAACTAACTTGATATCTATTTTTGATGAGACTACAAGTTTgcttgataaagataatagtatTGATTGCAATAGACATCTCTATGGTGTTTGACTTGGTatggcacaacattttgattataaAACAAGGACTATATAAAATTagcatggcatacattaaatggattaaaggcttgttaactgataggtctcaatgtAACTGTAAATTGGGAATCCTCACTGCGCAGGTGTTTCCAGTGGggccccacagggatcagttctttgttttatgctatttaacatttgtatcagtgacactggaagaaaacataaaatccttGATACAGTTcaaagatgacacaaaaattgataAGGGTGGTAAATTAGGACAGGATTCAGAACAATCAgggttgcttggtaaactggaagCAAGGAAACAATATATATGTTCTAATGTGGCTAAATGTCCATGTATACATcttacaggatggaggactctatcTGGGAAGTAGGGCCTCTGAAAAAAGACTTGAGGGtcttggtggataatcagctgaacatgagcttctagTGTGACGCAgtagccaaaagagctaatgcaaccCTTGGACACATAAATGGGAATGTCAAGTAGCAGCTGAGCAGTTATTTTctctttgtatttggcactggtgtgaccactgctggaattctgtgtccagttctggtgcccacaattcaagatggATACTGATAAATTGGAGCAGGGTccaagaagagccacaggaatgattaaaggattagaaaacctgccttatagtgatatcCAGGACCTTATTTTTTAATTGTAACAAAGAAATtagggggtgacttgattacaatttgTATGTtcttacatggggaacaaatacttgATAAGTACTTGATGAGtgcttcaatctagcagacaaaattTTACActttattcccagtctgaatttgtctaacttcaactgcCAGCCACTGAATCATGTAtattgagggtaattaaccactggaacaatttaccaagggtcacggtggattcttcatcactggtaacttttaaaccaagattggatgtttttctaaaagatctgttctaggaattattttgggaaagttctctggcctgtgttatacgggAGGACAAATcagatgatcacaacggtccaATCTGGTCATTGAATCTAGTGTAATTCAGATCCGTATTTGGCCCAGTCACTGACAGGGCAGTACTTGGATCTATGGCATCTGCAATTAACCTATTTCTCCACTGCAGGGCACTAATACACTACATGAGATAAACAAGACTGGAGGAACAGATCCTTGTTGAAATAGTGTTTGATACTCCATCACAGTTCATGTTATTCATTTTACAAGTTCATTTTGTGTGATCTCTCTTCAGGCTGTAAAGTCTGACAAAGTTgataaaaaacccaacaacctgaAAACACTCATAATTTTTTGGATCTTATGTGTGGTTATTATGACAGCAGAAACAAAAGTTAACTTATCAGTAAAAGGACAGGAACTAGCAGTGCCAATGATACATTGGTACATCCTAAACTGCTAAGACATGTTCTTTATTTTGATGGTAAAttctgtattattttttaaaaccagaaatGCACAGATTAATTAGTTCTATTATTTGTATAAGGGGTAACGTTCTCCTGAGTTGTATAGAACTTGCATATAATTGTATTGAGATTTCTGGTGAAATCATAAACCAAGGGTGCAAAGTTCAAGTGTCTGTGTCCGTTGCATGTTGCAGTATCTGCTTGCTATTGCGGTCGCCACTCTGGTATGGAATTACAGCTTTAATTTATGTACACAGGATGGGACTCAATATTTACCATGATCCAGGAATTTCAGTTAATTcctatgaaacaaatactcaTTCCTAAAGAGGAGGGATTTATGTAAGGAGCTGGGTTACCACGAGGGGAAGGAATCCTTTTCCATATGCCACACAATACCAGTGGAACTTTGCTCTACATGAGCGACTGCACTCCACCCATGGAAGGTAGGCAAATGCTGGTGGCACTCCAGCCTGGCTCCAAAACCTCTGTGAACTGGCTCCAGCTTTGCTCATTCATGTACAAAGTAATCAGATcctctgaggcagacacctgaACAATAATGTGATGATTTAGTTATTAACTACACCTCTCcaactgtgctcagggccccactgtggtaggtgctgtacatacatatagTAAAAGACAACACTTCCTGAAAGAGTCTATAATCTGAGGAGTCAAGACAGAAAGTAGTATTATCCCTATGTTAcaaatagggaactgaggcacacagaaaacccgtggcagagatgggaagtgAAGCGTGATCTCCTGAGGCTGAGACAAGTGCTTTAACCATAACAGCAGCCTTCCTTGTTGGGATTTAATCTGTGATTACTCAGAGTGAACCTTGCATAACACTTCAGGGTCTTGCCAGGACTTGGGATCTTCACCTTTCCACCAAAACACCAGagcatctctgctgctgccattttCCTTTGAATACAACAATGGAATATAGAGCTAAATAACACATGTGGAGGATATGTCATCCTCAGTGTTCTGAAACATTGACAGCGTAGCAGGTTAGTGACAAGCCCAAATTCTATTGTTACTATGATGTGACTTTTGTTGACATCAAAGGCATCTCACAGGAGCAAATGAGGGATGAATTTGCCTCAATGTGTTTGCTTTATGTTGGTACTCTAACAGTATAGGTACAGAGCTATCTTGCTGAGAGACAAAACGCTAACATCTCTCACTGGCCTTTCAATAGCATGCCTCTAGATCTTGAAGGTTGGACTCTCCCTTTATCTCCACATCTCAGTGCAGACATTTTCTGTTTACAGTGACTCCTGACCCTATGAGTGTCACTCTGCCTCATTGCTACTTTGGACTCACTTTTTATAGAGCACCACACCTTCCTTAATAGCAGTGTCATATTTCCACCACTCCAACATTGTGTGAAATTAAAAgctgcagaggggcagaggagagcGTCATAGACACTCTTAGGGGGTATCTGAATTATTCTGGTCTGAATCCCCATGTGTGCATTCTGATTTGGGAATAACAGTGCCTTTGTTGGGTTTAATTTATACAGCTTTAAAGAGCCAGACTCCCCTGCCAGTTGTTCCTCTGCCTTTTGAGTTATGTTGGAAAGACCTCTGTACTATAATTTGTACCACGTTATCGCAAGTGCTGCAGTGAAGGTTGCCGAAAGGTCCCTCATAAATAAAAGGCGTCACTGtatctgataaagtgggtattcacccagggccagctctactgtttttgccaccccaagcagcgcgccagaTTGCTGCTGTGGACAATGGGAACaatccgtgtgccgttagggcggcacaCGCATTTCTGCGGCGGCAACAATTCGGCGGCAGCgtctgtcttcagctggaagacagaagctgcgctgcCGCAGATAGCTGAACATAGAAGTTGCTGCCGAACTGCCGCCGCCGCGGAAACGcgcgtgccgccctaacggcacatggactgcccccgccagcTGCGGCGGTAATTGGGCACGCTGCTTGGGGA belongs to Gopherus flavomarginatus isolate rGopFla2 chromosome 15, rGopFla2.mat.asm, whole genome shotgun sequence and includes:
- the LHFPL7 gene encoding LOW QUALITY PROTEIN: LHFPL tetraspan subfamily member 7 protein (The sequence of the model RefSeq protein was modified relative to this genomic sequence to represent the inferred CDS: inserted 2 bases in 1 codon; substituted 2 bases at 2 genomic stop codons), with protein sequence MASCLGSFLPGLGLHFQLQSDIPCVIQKQTRVTGVFTHCYWSSKAAIPPSFFLNKETHIWFQTAALLLLGGWVLLTFGTVLTLSWIFISQGLCQRRVICKTSANSCRPVQFTLPPVIGTILGLLIFPCSLDSAFANEIGGSSSTYNAGKXEFGWDYLVAVLDVVLSCXLPVIGKYNLNXVMSKIFFSTAIESIILVREDEQ